AATTGGTTCCCGTGGCACTCCGACAGATCAATAATTGTTGCCTTGGCAGTTTAAAGGTGCATGTTCGATTTTCCTAATTTCACCATATTAAGTACTATATTGTTTCTCCCATTCCCACTTTTCGTTTTCTTTCCCCACATCACGCAATCCGTTGATATGTCAGTTCCAATCCGGTGTTATTCTCAAACCGGACGCTAAGAAGCGCTCCAGTGCAGCCCCGGGCGAGTCTACTCGCCCACTGGTTTTTGCTCTCGCCCGTGTGGGGATGGGCTTTGAATTCATCCACACCCCCTGGCGCTCAAGTGGGACTAAACCCATGCACAACCTGTAGTCACAAACCCAAGGCTATTCCTCTCGTGGTATGGCATGCTAATCGGAATAATTGCTTTGCACGGCTCCTTGATGAATTACTTCTGAATTGCAATAACTCTGATGGACTACGCTAATTAGCCCACGTTATGCCTCCAATCTCACTATTTCTCAAATATTTGCAAATGAACATTTTAAGCAGTCATTTTATTTTGGACTTTGGTAAATACACTATTTTATAGTTAATTACAGCTTACTTAGGTTTAAAACCAATTGAGCAATTTAGTTTCTTACGCTGGAATAACGCCGCTCAATTTCCTCATCGACGCATGCACGTTACctttgtatctgaaatatgaaggtTATACACATTCGGACATCAATGTTGCTGGTTCGAAATATGCCTTAAACCGTGGATAATGTGACGGTGTGCATTTTTACAGAATTGAAAATGAGATAGCAGTAAGATTGTTTAATCGTTCTGCACTTAAGACATATATATTTACGATGCAGAGACTCGAATTTACACTCATATATACAATTTACAGATAAAACAACTACAATTTCCATTACAGCCAGCATATTTTATATTATATCAAACCCGTGATATTTACACTCAATGGACTTCCATCACGCCATTTAAAACATTAAGTTCTCCCAGTAAGTTTCCCCCGTTTTATTTGATTCATTTATCCAGTAGTATTCATACAGTTTAAACCTAGATTAATATTCTCGAAgcttaaatctttttttaaaaactaatacAACATACAAGTTGCATCTAACAATATAAAGTCCCCTACTAAATGtgttagacacaaattgctggagtaactcagcgagacaggcaacatctctggagaaaaggaataggcgacgtttcggtcgagacccttcttgtaaaTGTTCTTATAAaaaggtctcgaactgaaacgtcagccattccttctttccggagatgctgcctgtcccgctgagttactccagcatttgggttTATATCTTCTTATAAATGTGATGCTCAGCGCCGTAAGTGTGTACAGTTCTGCACTAAAATCGCTCTATTACTGCCGGCGATTTACAAAACCAACTGCGCCCTTTTCGTGTTGTTCAATCGACACAACAGGAGCGGTCGGGATAGTTTTAAGTTGGGAGGAGCCACGTCGGGTATTGCAAGTGCATCTCGGGGTGATAAGACGCACCTTCGGAAAGTTGTTTGTAAATATATTGATGGAGCTGGCCGCTTGGGCAGGGgaaggggctggggcaggggcaggggcaggggcaggggtaggggcaggggtaggggcaggggctggggtaggggcaggggccggggcaggggcaggggtaggggcaggggcaggggcaggggcaggggcaggggctggggcaggggcaggggtaggggtagggcaggggcaggggcaggggtaggggcaggggcaggggcaggggcaggggtaggggtaggggctggggcaggggcaggggtaggggcaggggtaggggtaggggctggggcaggggcaggggtaggggcaggggtaggggtagggcaggggcaggggtaggggcaggggtaggggtaggggcaggggcaggggcaggggcaggggcaggggcaggggctggggcaggggcaggggtaggggctggggcaggggcaggggcaggggcaggggtaggggtaggggcaggggtaggggctggggcaggggcaggggtaggggcaggggcaggggtaggggtaggggcaggggcaggggcaggggcaggggcaggggtaggggtaggggcaggggcaggggtaggggcaggggcaggggcaggggcaggggctggggcaggggcaggggaaggggcaggggcaggggcaggggctggggcagggcaggggcaggggcaggggcaggggtaggggctgggcaggggcaggggcaggggaaggggctgGGGTagggcaggggctggggcaggggcaggggcaggggaaggggctggggcaggggcaggggtaggggtaggggctggggcaggggcaggggcaggggaaggggcaggggcagggcaggggcaggggtaggggtaggggtaggggctggggcaggggctggggcaggggcaggggcaggggctggggcaggggtaggggctggggcaggggcaggggcaggggcaggggcagggcaggggcaggggtaggggtaggggctggggcaggggtaggggcaggggctggggtaggggcaggggctggggcaggggcaggggctggggcaggggcaggggctggggcaggggtaggggcaggggtaggggcaggggcaggggcaggggtaggggcaggggcaggggctggggcaggggcaggggctggggcaggggcaggggcaggggaggggcagggcaggggcaggggctggggcaggggcaggggcagtggcaggggcaggggcaggggcaggggcagggcaggggcaggggcaggggaaggggctggggtagggcaggggcaggggcaggggaaggggcaggggcaggggtaggggctggggcaggggcaggggtaggggcagggcaggggcagtggcaggggctggggcaggggcagggcaggggcaggggtaggggctggggcaggggctggggcaggggcaggggcaggggaaggggctggggcagggcaggggcaggggcaggggtaggggtaggggctggggcaggggcaggggcaggggcagggcaggggtagggcaggggctggggcaggggctggggcaggggcaggtgcaagggcaggggcaggggcaggggcaggggcaggggcaggggaggggtagggcaggggcaggggcaggggcaggggcaggggctggggcaggggcaggggctggggcaggggcaggggcaggggcaggggcaagggcagggcaggggcaggggcaggggcaagggcaggggcaggggcaggggcagggggcaggggcaggggtagggcaggggcaggggtagggcaggggcaggggcaggggtagggcaggggcaggggcaggggtagggcaggggcaggggtagggcaggggtaggggcaggggcaggggaggggcaggggcaggggcaggggtaggggtagggcaggggcaggggtagggcaggggtaggggcaggggcaggggcaggggaggggcaggggcaggggtaggggtaggggcaggggcaggggcagggcaggggtaggggtagggcagGGGCAGGAGCAGGGgtagggcaggggcaggggcaggggcaggggcaggggcaggggcaggggcagggcaggggctggggcaggggctggggcagggcaggggcaggggcaggggtagggcaggggcaggggcaggggcaggggcaggggcaggggcaggggcaggggcagaggcaggggcaggggcaggggctggggcaggtgcaggggcaggggcagaggcaggggcaggggcagaggcaggggctggggcaggggcaggggctggggcaggggcagaggcaggggcagaggcaggggcaggggcaggggctggggcaggtgcaggggcaggggcagaggcaggggctggggcaggggcaggggctggggcaggtgcaggggcaggggcaggggcaggggcaggggcaggggcaggggcaggggcaggggcaggggcaggggcaggggcaggcggCGCTTGGGCAGCGCGGAGCGCAGTAGTGGCGAGGCTGGTGTGGACTGACTCTGTCTGACACCAGGTCTAGGCGAGGGGTCGCTTGCAGCCGGCGTGACGTCAGGGAGCTTCCCTGGACTCCTGTATAACGTTGCTGGGAGTTGGTGGCGGCTATTCTCCAgcgcacacactcccccccccccacacacacacacacacacactcacacacacagtctcccCCGCCCTGCCCGCCCGCGCCTTCAGGTGGAGCCGCCGACAGAGCGATGCGCAGAGCGGTggccgcgggctgagctgggcgcTACAGAGACAGACAGTCAGTCGgtcggtcagtcagtcagtccccaGACCCCAAGGGTTTGGCCGGAGACAGCCATGGCTGTCCGCGACAGCATCCTGCCCATCAGCGAGATGTCGGCCGCCCCCTTCCCCGAGGTGGTGGAGCTGAACGTGGGAGGACAGGTGTATGTGACCAAGCATCACACCCTGGTCAGCGTGGCCGACTCGCTGCTGGCTCACCTCTTCTCCAACAACAGCGTCAAGGTGCTTCCCCGGGACAACAGGGGCCGCTATTTCTTGGACCGGGACGGTTTCCTCTTCAGGTACATCCTGGACTACCTGCGGGACAAGCAGCTGGTGCTTCCCGACCACTTCCCGGAGAAGGAGAGGCTGCTGAGGGAAGCGGAGCACTTCCAGCTGTGCGAGCTGACCAGGGCTCTGGCCCCCAAGGTTATGGTCAAGCAGGACTCTGTGGCCGAGGACGGGGCTCACAGCGACGTGGAGGACAACTCTCAGGGCAGCGAGATGGTGCCCAAGGGCGGGACGTCCGACAAGAAGGCTGGCTTCATCACCATCGGCTACCGCGGCTCGTACACCTTAGTGCGGGACAGCCAGGCAGACGCCAAGTTCCGCAGGGTGGCCAGGATCATGGTGTGTGGCCGCATCGCACTGGCCAAGGAGGTTTTCGGGGACACCCTGAACGAGAGCCGGGACCCCGACCGCCCCCCTGAGAAGTACACGTCCAGGTTTTACCTGAAGTTCACCTACCTGGAGCAAGCTTTCGACCGGCTGTCAGAGGCGGGATTCCACATGGTGGCCTGTAACTCCACGGGCACGGCCACCTTCATCAACCAGTACAGAGACGACAAGATGTGGAGCAGCTACACCGAGTACATCTTCTTCCGTGAGTTGCAACCCTTTTACTCCATCTCTCCTTGAACGggctattgtgggctccaccgttgCCGGTTTTGATGTGTCCTTTTGCACAGCTCTTatccatttgttctatgtaccttcttttcatatctctcgtttccctctcccctgactctcagtctgtggaagggtctcgacccgaaatatcacctatttcctctctccagagaaactgcctgacccgctgagttactccagcattttgtgtctacctgcaatttaaaccagcatctgtagttctgtcCTCCACgctatgccaagttaaactaatctcccatgCCTGCATTTAATCCAACCCagctcccaccaccccctgtatCTAAACGgattttaaacgccactatcgtatctgcttccactaccatcCGCGGCAAACCCGTTCCTcgaaaccctctgtgtgaaaaaaaaaacttgccgctGCAcaacttctttaaactttgcaactttcaccttaaatctctgcctCGAGGCTTcggcatttccatcctgggaaaaaaggttcagaCTTTCTGCGGGTTTCCCATCTATTTAACGGGCACCAAGACCGTCTCACACAACAGCCTCACAAGGTCGAAGTTACTGCCGGAGCGCAGCGATTTTAccttgccctccataatgtttgggacaaagacccatcatttatttatttgcctctgtactccactatttgatatttgtaatagaaaataaaacacacgtggttaaagtgcacattgtcagattttattaaaggccatttttatacattttggtttcaccatgtagaaattacaacagtgtttatacatagtccctcccatttcagggacacagcaatgccatgtaaatgaaagtagtcatgttgcatatcttttgcatacaatgactgcttgaagtctgcgattcatggacatcaccagttgctgggtgtcttcactGGTGATGCTCtcccaggcctgtattgcagccatctttagcttatgcttgttttgggggctagtctccttcagttttctcttcagcatataaaaggcatactcaattgggttcagatcgggtgattgacttggccactcaagaatttccttttattttttgtatttaaaaactcctttgttgctttagtagtatgtttgggatcattgccttgctgtcgaatgaaccgccggccaatgagttttgcggcatttgtttgaacttgagcagaaaggatgtgtctatacacttcagaattcattatgcaactcccatcagcagttgtatgatcaatgaagataagtgagccagtaccttcagcagccatacatgcccaggccttaacacccccaccactgtgttttacaggtgaggtggtatgctttggatcttgggcagttccttctctcccccatactttgctcttgccatcactctgatataagttaattttcgtctcatctgtccacaaattCCAGAACTgtcgttgctcttttaagtacttggcaaactgtaacctgaccatcctatttttgcggctaaccagtggtttgcatcttgtagtgcagcctctatatttctgttcatgaagtcttctgccgacagtggtcattgacaaatccacacctgactcctgaagagtatttctgatctgtcggacaggtgtttggggatttttctttattatagagagaattcatcAGTCATCagatgtggaggtcttccttggtctgccagtccctttgcgattagtaagctcaccagtgctctctttcttcttaacgaTGTTACAAACAGTTGAttatggtaagcctaaggtttggctgatgtctctcacagttttattcttgtttctcaatctcataatggcttctttaattttcattggcacaacttttgtcctcgtgttgataacaacaataaaagtttccaaaggtgatggaaagactggaggaaagactaggtgctgagagctctcttatacctgcattaatagacaataggtgcaggaggaggccattcggcccctcgagccagcaccatcattcaatgtgatcatggctgatcattctcaatcagtaccccgttcatgccttctccccataccccctgactccgctatccttaagagctctatcgagctctctcttgaatgcattcagataattgacctccactgccttctgaggcagagaattccacagatttacaactctctgactgaaaacgtttttcctcatctctgttctaaatggcctacccattattcttaaactgtggcccctggttctggactcccccaacattgggaacatgtttccagcctctaacgtgtccaaccccttaataatcttatatgttaaggaggcatttaaacacacctgagcaattacaaacacctgtgaagccatgtgtcccaaacgttatggtgccctgaaatggggggattggggggggggggggatatgtataaacacagctgtaatttctacatggtgaaaccaaaatatataaaaataccctttaataaaatctgacaatgtgcactttaaccacccgtgatttttttattacaaatctcaaattgtggagcacagaggcaaataaataaatgatgggtctatcctaaacattatggagggcactgtatatctttTCTCGAACTGTCTGATTGTCTCCCGAAACTGTCTGATTGTCTCCCACACATTTCCGACGCTTTGTGTGGTCAAAGCACAGTAATTTTTCGGCATCAATTCTCGTTTACTTGGGTTTCGAGTTCATTCTTTCACTCAGTCAAACAATCTCAGCAGCGCGTCGCTCCTTACGAGTTCACTGTAGAATTAAATGATATTTCTTTATTCGAGGCGTGAGAAAGTTTCTTTGGAAATGTGCGCAGCCTTGGTAGGAGCAGAAAGGAGCCGCGGGTCGCAAGACAGGAACGAGAACGGGAATTCACGCCGCTTCCTCACCTGCATCTACTATCGAAAAAGACAAAACGTTACGTATCAGGGCCTGTCCCTCTTAGGTGATTttacggcgactaggctgtcgccgaaagttcgcaggggtgtcgcgggcatgatcgcgaggagtcttccaaagatcgtagtggatctcggcgcgtcgccgagaaatcaaacggtttgaaatctatcgacgacagctggcttgtcgccaggtatcgttgcttattgcggtcgctatcgcctgctgtccccaggtttgataggttctcttaagatgcatttagaagcacataatattaaaataagtaaagtcatttcaaaataccataaaatgcttgtgtttaaccaatttatttaccgccaggacatttgacaggtagattggaggcgacagtttgacggtcaggtaagcgtgggaattttcgcgatgtttatggccatcagtgggctccaaacccagatattcaacccagaaaccagatatgcatctcccttacattttcaaagaatgcccacacacttttcacaaaaatccactgaaccactttaaagattatttatttaattttattaaaaaattattttatttaaaaatcatttttttaaatacagctattagtaaactggaagtaaatccggttacagtgaagcttggtttttaagtaacccatacaagatgttatagttcaaaactctcaagtacttaccgacttgtcagtgatttcagcgaaaattaggacgcaggAGAAGCGTTGACAGtgcgggaattttcgcgatgtttttggtctcagccattacatttaaagtgggctccaaacccagatatgcaacccagaaaccagatatacatcttccttacattttcaaagaatgctcacacacttttcacaaaaatccacttaaccacttttattttttttagtacagctattagtaaactggaagtaaacccaggttattccttgttacagtgaagcgtggtttttaagtaacccatacaagatgttatagttcaaaactctcaagtacttaccgacttgtcagtgatttcagcgaaaaccaggacgccaagAGAAACATCGACAGTGtgggattttcgcgatgtttcagaagacgctgtaatcacgacctgactcggcattgtcgtggtcattgtcgtcgggtaaaagaaaagttcggcgatcttgctacgattttgacagtcgccggcagtcgctaaACAGATCGCctaagcgggtcagacagcatctttggagaacatggatcggcgacgtttcgggtccggactcttcttcagatccgatccgacccgaaaggtcacctgtccgtgttctccagagatcctgcttgacccgctgagttactccagcacctagtgggttttttttttggtaaaccagcatttgcagtttcctgTGGCTGCTTCTATGATTGCTCCTGTTATTGAAGAAACATTTTGCAAGTTTAAAAATCATGCCATAATCGCGATGTTCTCTTCGGTTGTATGCAGAATCCCAATTATTTCTGAAATAATTCATCTTCAAACAAAGTATTTGCAAACACTCTCTTCGTGAAGCACGGGGTTTACCCCCGGAGCAACCAACTTTCCCCAGAGCAGGTTGGGACTCCTGAACCCACTGATTTGATCAGTTTCCTCCTAAATACGAATTTTCAGGGCTGTGGGGAAAATGAGAAAGATCAGCAGGTGGGATATCTTTGAAAGGGTTTAGATAAACATTTGGGgtccaagaaattgcaggtgctggaacctcTCAAAGTTTTGgaggaaatcagcgggtcaggcagcatctggagggacggacaggcgacgtttcgggttggcacTGGGTCTGAAGAGATGTTTTTTTGCTTTAGATATACATTTTCTAGTAAGGTTAGAGAGAGCTTCTGTTCGTCCTCTCTTTGAGTGAAAGCTCCAGGGACAATGCGCGGATCCGCAGGATATCGGGGAATCAAAGGAACATTGCAAATGGATCACGTATCTTTTCCAGAATATCCCATCCTTACTAGGGAACCCTAATTTAAAACAAATACAGCGCTGGGAATACCAGGCAGGTTCGTGGGATCCCTCGTTGGACAAGTTTTTCTACCAGCCGGTTATCGCGACTATCACGTCCTTTCAATTTGTTAGTTTCTTATTGGACTTAATCTCATTTTTTATACGAGGCGACACGGATGATTTTATGCGCTGCCCACCAACCGCATATGATAAATGCGCTCCTAATAGCATTGGATTCCTTGCTGCCGATCATGTAAGCAGCAGCCAAGTCGATTCCAAACATCTGTGCAATTCCAAACCTGCAATCTTCCTTTTCGTGCCACGCCTTCATTTGCACCTGACATATTGGAGGACAAGGGGCTGGATATTGTGGGGTCTGGCGAGCACCAGAAGTTTGAGACAAGCGACCCCACCACCTTTCTTCACACACTGTGCTTAGATTAGCCCGAGGAAGAAGTTTAAGGTGCCATGCTTCTAAAAATGATGTAGATGATGAAAAGAGGAAAGAAAAAGCAGGAAACTCAGAAGACCGAGCGGTatttgtggagagggaaacagttAACTCATTGTTTGAGTTTAACAGTTTTAGATGTACATCTAAGCAGCGATTGTAGAGGGACCCCTATTCCGCTCTTTTCAACTGCAAGCCCTCACTCGTTCGTCTCTGTTTTACAATAAGGTCAGCATTGCTCAGGATCACTTGTTCTCTCCTCGAGTTACCTTCCAAAGAGCTTGTCCTACACTCtttcatcctcctcacagctacaCCGTTAAAACACCACATCTCATTATAAATCCCGCTTCATCCTCTTTGCTTTTCTTCTTTTACACTTTTACACTTTGATTCTTATCATTACTTTTTGATTAATCTAACTATTTCAACGTTGGAGGAGTTTTGCACAACCTGCTTTGTTTTTTCACCGTTAGCTGTTTTAAAGTAAGTTGGTTTTAATAGAAGTAACTGCAGCGAGTTGAGGAAAGATGATTCCTGTGTGTGAATATTGTGATGTTAATTTTAGTCTGAACAAGAGTCTtgaacatccttcctttgtcccgccccctgacatcagtctgaagaagggtcacccattccttctctcctgagatgctgcctgacctgctgagttactccagcactttgtgaataaataccttcgatttgtaccagcatctgcagttattttcttatactaagagtCTTGAACTGAAAGGTTGCCAGTCCATTCTGCCTGCAGCCTGACCCCCTGGattcttccagcactctgttctGTTTATCTGGAACATTGTTCCAGGTGGCCCCTTAGGAGAAACCAAATACCTGTCTTGTTTAATTTATTCCACCACACAGATCATGACATAAAACAATTTCAAATTatagtgttttaaaaaaatgtttattgcACATTCAGGCTAGTGATTCTACCAGCTGTTCATGTTCAAATTGTAATTATTGTAATAATGGTATTCATGTTAGATCTACTTCTGAATTCCACACAATATCCTTAACTAATGTAATTTAGAACTGCTAAATAAACTGGCCTATAAATAGTTGTATATGTAAAAGCCTATCACAACTGTATGGCATTCATTTAACCACTTGTAAAATAGTACTGAATATGTTTATATTTAATTCAGTGCTGTATGAAaatagttatagtcatagagacatgcagcatggaaaccggcccatcagcccaacgtgtccactctGACATTCAACTAATcccatactaatcccattttattctccccaaattCCCATCACAATGTACCACTCACTTGCACACgacgggcaatttacaatgaccaattaacctaaaataggcacaaaatgctggagtaactcagcgggacaggcagcatctcggtttagaaggaatgggtgacatttctccagctgttactccagcattttgtgtctatcttcggtgtaaaccagtatctgcagttccttcctgaccaACTAACTGACCTAGCTGCACATGttaaggatgtgggaggaaacctgagcacccagaggaagctcaGGCTGTCACAGGGCAAACTCTATACAAACAGGGTCGAGGGTGAGGAGCAATCCTGCATctttggagttgtgaggcagcggctctaccagttgcaccactgaccTGCCTCATTATTAATATCATAAATGGTGATTCTAACCTGTCTGATAGTAGATTGAATTGaaggaaataaaaatatattttgaaaaattaTGGATTTCAGAGACAAAATTAGAGGCAAAGAAACAAGTCAAGAGATGGAGAGCATACGAGGAGGctgggagtgaggaaggaaaTAAGGAAATGGAAGGAATCATTCAATGCAAAAAACAGGAGAGTACACAATccctctctcttcttcctttGCGGTCTTTGTGTCCAAGAGCTCCTTTGAGATCATGTAAGAGATATTCAAAATTAGCAAATTACAGCTGCAACAGGTAACGACAACATCTTAAACTGGTGTAAACATCAAAttaattagtaggactagatgttacaatccctaaggtttgcactacaattgactggtgttgttcttgggggtgaccactaggtaatgtcgctaccattccgacacatcttcagttgtgtacctcaacgtcactgggtgtttcggccttttatcacaagacaccctcagtcgaggcaggcccaccgcagggtgatcagacctgggtgtgtgtcttatggttaacctcaggatggtcacgtggcagcccagacagtatcttttcttttcagccacagccagtgactgctccgttcggcggcatttgcaagttctttgattgccctcctttgggcctgccctctgactccaacttccctcaggagccttgcagtggaactggctacaaacccctgcaccccacctccactggacgcactcttacactccaacctcgctcctctgcctctactgcaagactATACTCAAAATCTTAATGTCGAAACTAGGTACTGCATAAGATGGGTCGTACACAAGGATACAGTTACAGTAACTcaaacggtcaggcagcatctctgtagaacatggataggtgatgtttcgagtcttacgttctccagagatgctcctgacctgctcagttacttcagcaatttgtgtcctcaaAATCTTAACACTGGATGCCTGTTTTTAGATTTAGGTGGAATTACTAAACACAGCCCTAATGTTTGTAACTTGCAAAAGTAATATTTTATTAATTTTGATTTAGATTGATTTAGAAGAGCCATAGAATCAGAgtgtcatatagcacggaaacaggccctttggccaaattcataccgaccaagatgccccgcaGCAAAGCTTAtcacatttgcccgcatttggcccacatccctcttaaCATTATCTATGTAAAAGTAGATGAGAATAAGCTGCAGCAATTGTGAGTAAAGGATGGCTTCCTTgcatgactttcagaaagctt
This region of Rhinoraja longicauda isolate Sanriku21f chromosome 1, sRhiLon1.1, whole genome shotgun sequence genomic DNA includes:
- the LOC144593493 gene encoding BTB/POZ domain-containing protein KCTD8-like isoform X5, coding for MAVRDSILPISEMSAAPFPEVVELNVGGQVYVTKHHTLVSVADSLLAHLFSNNSVKVLPRDNRGRYFLDRDGFLFRYILDYLRDKQLVLPDHFPEKERLLREAEHFQLCELTRALAPKVMVKQDSVAEDGAHSDVEDNSQGSEMVPKGGTSDKKAGFITIGYRGSYTLVRDSQADAKFRRVARIMVCGRIALAKEVFGDTLNESRDPDRPPEKYTSRFYLKFTYLEQAFDRLSEAGFHMVACNSTGTATFINQYRDDKMWSSYTEYIFFQSDLNKIQEMAKCSNDFQHQEILS
- the LOC144593493 gene encoding BTB/POZ domain-containing protein KCTD8-like isoform X6 — encoded protein: MAVRDSILPISEMSAAPFPEVVELNVGGQVYVTKHHTLVSVADSLLAHLFSNNSVKVLPRDNRGRYFLDRDGFLFRYILDYLRDKQLVLPDHFPEKERLLREAEHFQLCELTRALAPKVMVKQDSVAEDGAHSDVEDNSQGSEMVPKGGTSDKKAGFITIGYRGSYTLVRDSQADAKFRRVARIMVCGRIALAKEVFGDTLNESRDPDRPPEKYTSRFYLKFTYLEQAFDRLSEAGFHMVACNSTGTATFINQYRDDKMWSSYTEYIFFPLF
- the LOC144593493 gene encoding BTB/POZ domain-containing protein KCTD8-like isoform X3, encoding MAVRDSILPISEMSAAPFPEVVELNVGGQVYVTKHHTLVSVADSLLAHLFSNNSVKVLPRDNRGRYFLDRDGFLFRYILDYLRDKQLVLPDHFPEKERLLREAEHFQLCELTRALAPKVMVKQDSVAEDGAHSDVEDNSQGSEMVPKGGTSDKKAGFITIGYRGSYTLVRDSQADAKFRRVARIMVCGRIALAKEVFGDTLNESRDPDRPPEKYTSRFYLKFTYLEQAFDRLSEAGFHMVACNSTGTATFINQYRDDKMWSSYTEYIFFRGCELFIRVSCHRASTSCLSDSKRKEDCRGRPLRSPNVTAGNSSRARKEWKVGPPATSSPPPAVKASRRPALHRTTSLVWRRSLQHRNLIP
- the LOC144593493 gene encoding BTB/POZ domain-containing protein KCTD8-like isoform X1, yielding MAVRDSILPISEMSAAPFPEVVELNVGGQVYVTKHHTLVSVADSLLAHLFSNNSVKVLPRDNRGRYFLDRDGFLFRYILDYLRDKQLVLPDHFPEKERLLREAEHFQLCELTRALAPKVMVKQDSVAEDGAHSDVEDNSQGSEMVPKGGTSDKKAGFITIGYRGSYTLVRDSQADAKFRRVARIMVCGRIALAKEVFGDTLNESRDPDRPPEKYTSRFYLKFTYLEQAFDRLSEAGFHMVACNSTGTATFINQYRDDKMWSSYTEYIFFRGLQRPASPKSECDSRKQLKGEKGMESGTSCNELSTSSCESQSEASSPQDNVACVATQPATSQPNTLTLDRPPKKAHIQRLQQPDKRRNSELFQTLMNNSRDMSLCKKKINEKLSAEDEMKECIQDFRKIQIPTQFPERKRPWQSELLQKYGL
- the LOC144593493 gene encoding BTB/POZ domain-containing protein KCTD8-like isoform X2, whose amino-acid sequence is MAVRDSILPISEMSAAPFPEVVELNVGGQVYVTKHHTLVSVADSLLAHLFSNNSVKVLPRDNRGRYFLDRDGFLFRYILDYLRDKQLVLPDHFPEKERLLREAEHFQLCELTRALAPKVMVKQDSVAEDGAHSDVEDNSQGSEMVPKGGTSDKKAGFITIGYRGSYTLVRDSQADAKFRRVARIMVCGRIALAKEVFGDTLNESRDPDRPPEKYTSRFYLKFTYLEQAFDRLSEAGFHMVACNSTGTATFINQYRDDKMWSSYTEYIFFQVDHNILCRADIVGKVVVSAPGGCELFIRVSCHRASTSCLSDSKRKEDCRGRPLRSPNVTAGNSSRARKEWKVGPPATSSPPPAVKASRRPALHRTTSLVWRRSLQHRNLIP